In Silene latifolia isolate original U9 population chromosome 3, ASM4854445v1, whole genome shotgun sequence, a single window of DNA contains:
- the LOC141646629 gene encoding endoglucanase 8-like, whose translation MKMAGNVSNIVLFIFVLLFSSSSSSSSSFVDAHNYYDALRKSILFFEGQRSGLLPSNQRLRWRRDSALHDGASVGKDLSGGYYDAGDNVKFGFPMAFTTTLLSWSVIDFGKNMGPQLPHALDAVRWGTDFLLKATCHVPDIMYVQVGDPYSDHNCWERPEDMDTLRTVYSIDPSNPGSDVAGETAAALAAASIVFRKRDPSYSRLLLSRAVEVFDFADKYRGAYSNNPNTRRGACPFYCDVNGYQDELLWGAAWLHKATRRREYREYIVRNEVILRAGDTINEFGWDNKHAGINVLISKEVLMGRADDLKNFKDNADNFICSVLPGIARSEIQYSPGGLIFKPGGSNMQHVTSLSFLLLAYSNYLSHSNHQVPCGDGISASSSLLKHLAKRQVDYILGDNPLEMSYMVGYGSHYPQRIHHRGSSLPSVKIHPTRIGCKAGSKYFLSPNPNPNRLIGAVVGGPNVTDAFPDSRPYFQESEPTTYINAPLVGLLAYFSAHS comes from the exons ATGAAAATGGCGGGAAATGTTTCCAACATTGTCCTATTCATTTTCGTCCTCCTTTTCTcgtcctcgtcctcgtcctcaTCCTCCTTCGTCGACGCTCACAACTACTATGATGCGTTACGGAAGAGCATCCTTTTTTTCGAAGGACAACGCTCTGGCCTACTCCCTTCAAATCAACGCCTTCGTTGGCGCCGTGACTCCGCTCTCCACGATGGCGCTTCCGTTGGT AAGGATTTATCAGGAGGATATTACGACGCGGGAGATAATGTAAAGTTCGGATTTCCGATGGCATTTACGACCACGCTCTTATCATGGAGCGTGATCGATTTCGGTAAAAACATGGGACCTCAGCTGCCCCACGCACTCGACGCAGTGCGTTGGGGCACGGACTTTCTATTGAAAGCCACGTGTCACGTGCCGGACATAATGTATGTACAAGTTGGTGATCCTTACTCGGACCATAACTGTTGGGAACGTCCTGAGGATATGGACACGTTGCGAACTGTTTACTCTATTGACCCGAGTAATCCCGGGTCGGATGTTGCTGGGGAGACGGCCGCTGCATTAGCGGCCGCCTCCATTGTGTTTAGGAAACGTGATCCTAGTTATTCCCGGCTTTTGTTGAGTCGCGCCGTTGAG GTGTTTGATTTCGCAGATAAATACCGAGGTGCATATAGTAATAATCCAAATACTCGAAGAGGAGCGTGTCCTTTTTATTGTGATGTTAATGGTTACCAG GACGAGCTGCTATGGGGAGCGGCATGGTTGCACAAGGCTACAAGGAGACGCGAATATAGAGAATATATAGTGAGAAACGAGGTTATCTTAAGAGCCGGAGACACCATTAACGAATTTGGATGGGATAATAAGCACGCTGGTATTAATGTTCTCATTTCTAAG GAAGTTTTGATGGGTAGAGCTGATGATTTGAAGAACTTTAAGGACAATGCAGATAATTTCATATGTTCCGTCTTGCCTGGAATTGCTCGTTCTGAAATTCAATATTCACCCG GTGGTCTAATATTCAAGCCCGGAGGTAGCaacatgcaacatgtgacatcCTTATCGTTCTTACTTCTAGCTTACTCTAACTATCTAAGCCACTCCAATCACCAAGTGCCATGTGGCGACGGCATCTCGGCTTCCTCTTCCCTCCTCAAACACTTGGCTAAACGTCAG GTTGATTACATATTGGGTGACAATCCATTAGAGATGTCATATATGGTGGGTTATGGGTCTCACTACCCACAAAGGATACATCACAGGGGAAGTTCACTACCATCAGTCAAGATCCACCCAACTCGCATCGGTTGCAAAGCGGGTTCAAAGTATTTCCTGAGCCCCAACCCAAACCCGAATAGACTAATTGGAGCGGTCGTTGGTGGGCCCAATGTCACGGATGCCTTTCCGGATTCAAGGCCATACTTTCAGGAGTCTGAGCCCACTACATACATCAATGCTCCTCTAGTAGGCTTGCTTGCTTACTTCTCAGCCCATTCTTGA